The DNA region TTGTAGTGGTTGTAAACAGCCACCGAAAGAATGCGCTTGGCCTCGTCCTGACCTATGACGTATTGGTCGAGAAAGTTCTTGATTTCGGCAGGCCGGAGCACCTTGAAGCCCGATTTGGCCGAGCGGGGCTTGCGCACCGAAAGCTCCTCAGCCAGAATCATATTGGCCTGCTCCACGCAACGCTCACAAATCTGGGCATCAAAGCCGCTGATCAGCAGCTTAACCTCGGAGCGCGGACTGCCACAAAACGAACATTCGTCTTTCTTACGGGCCATCTTTATCAGGCATTACGTACCAAAACTTCGTCAATCATGCCGTATTCCTTGGCTTCCTGCGAAGTCATCCAGTAGTCGCGGTCGGAATCTTTCCAGATCTTTTTGAAAGGCTGGCCGGTGTGTGCCGAGATGATCTCGTACAGTTCTTTTTTCAGCTTTTGAATTTCACGGGCAGTAATTTCGATATCGGAGGCCTGACCCTGTGCACCCCCCATGGGTTGGTGAATCAGAATGCGCGAATGCTTGAGGGCAGTGCGCTTGCCTTTGGCACCGGCACACAGCAATACGGCGCCCATCGAAGCCGCCATCCCGGTGCATATCGTGGCCACATCAGGACGGATGTATTGCATGGTATCGTAGATTCCCAGGCCGGCATAGACCGAGCCTCCCGGGGTATTCAGGTAGATCTGGATATCCCGCTTGGCATCCACCGACTCCAGAAACAGCAGCTGTGCCTGAATGATGTTGGCCACATAATCGTCGATGGGCACACCCAAAAAGATGATGCGGTCCATCATCAGACGCGAGAACACGTCCATGGTGGCAATGTTCAGCTGACGCTCTTCGATAATAGTGGGCGAAATGTAGCCACTTGTCAGCTTGCTGTACCTGTCGAGGGTGAGGCTGCTGATGCCCAGGTGACCTGTGGCAAATTTTCTGAATTCCTGACTGTCCATAGTTGTTTTATTGTGCTGTAGTTTCAAAGGATTTTGCCATCTGGTTGAATTCGTCCAAAGTTACAGGCTTTTCAACCAGCTTCGCATTTTCCCTGATAAGTTTAATGAGTTTATTTTCTTCGATCAGATTATGAAGGCGTTCACGGTCTTTGTTTTTTGCAATCATCTGGTCGATGTTCCCCATGAGCTGGTTCATGAGGGCTTCGTCCTGTGCAATCAGCCCAAGGTACTGGCCGTAATACTGATTGAATGCATACTGACGGATTTCCTCATCACGCACTTCAAGCTCAGGGTAGTCATTGCGCAGGTGGTCGACCAACACCTGATAACGGAAAGTGCGTTTGTATGATTCAAATTCCTTATCGATATCTTCTTTGGCGTTGGCATCCATGACATTCTCAGCCAGCCAGCGCCTGAGAAAATTGTCCGGCAACGGGATGAACTCCTCGGTCAGATTTTGCTTCAGGAAAGTCAGATAGGCCAGGTAGTCCGACTGGCTGTTGTATTGTTTCTGTACCTCTTCAGCCACAGCTGCCCTGAACTCCTCTTCAGTTTGAATTTCCCTGTCGGGAAACACTCTTTTGAAAAATTCCTCATCCAGCACCGCAGGCTCTTCGCGGAAGATCTGATCGATGACCACATTAAACGGTTTTTCCGTCAGTTCCTGCTGTTCCTCCGTCAGACGAAGGATACGGGCCACTTCCTCCGAAGGCAAATGATCGGCAAACTTCAGCACAAATTCGTCGCCCTCGGGCCGTCCTTCGAAAACAGCTTTCAGGCCGGAAAACTTTTCATCCGACAAGTCAATGGTGATGGTAGTCTGAAAACCTCCCTCAACCTCTCTTCCGTTTTCATCAGCCAGATTCACCTTGAGCCTCAAACGGTCATTCTGTCCCACCTCCTCGGGATTGGTAATCTTGGGCAGGTCTTTCATGATGCGTTCGATGGTATTATTCACCATCGCCTCGTCTACGTTCACCTTTGGGTATTCGATGCTGATCTGACTGAGGTTGAGATCGAGCACGGGTTTCATCCCCATGGTGAAGTAGAAGCTGAATTCGTCCTGCGCATCGAAATCAATCCGGCCGGTGCGTTCGTGATCTGCCACGGGATAACCCAGGAATTGTATTTTATTTTCTTCAAGATATTGGTTTAACCCGTCCGATACTTTCTTATTGATCTGTTCGGCAGTAAGGGCAGTGCCGTACATCTTTTTCACCATGCCAAAAGGCACTTTACCAGCCCTGAAACCGGGCATGGCAGCTTTGCGCTGATAGTCTTTAAGCTGCTTATTGACCTCTGCTTCAACTTCACTTTTTGTCAGTCGCACTTCGAGGGTGGCTTCGAGCGCACCCTGTTGTTCCATTTGAACCTGCATTTGCTAAGATTTGATTTTGCTGAATACTGTTTGCTTGACGCGTAAAGTGCGGATGAAGGGACTCGAACCCCCACGCCTTTCGGCACCAGATCCTAAGTCTGGCGCGGCTACCAATTACGCCACATCCGCTTTGACTTTAATAATCAGGCTGCAAATATACGGCATTTGGCCGAACTGAGCGTGCTGATACAGAAAGCCCTTTTAGCTTATTGAAAAGACAAAAGCCGCCCCGGCTTTACGGGACGGCTTTTATCAATTCTGTCTGTTCTGATTATTTCTTTGCCGGAGCAATCGTATAATTCAGATCAGTGGTGTTTGCGGTAATCAGATACGAACCGGCAGTTGCAGGTGTGGGAATAGCAGCCGGGTCGGGAGCGCTTTCATCAGGACGAAGCACGAGCGGGCCACCGGTGCTGGTGCCGGTTGCATCGGTGCCATACTGAGGTGCCCACTGTCCGAGCACGCGGATAAACTTGATGTATTTATTGGCATCAAGGTTGGTTTTGAGGAAGTAAACCCCATTGGCAGCAGCAAACATCGGGATGGCTTCCTGGTTGTTCCAGCCGGCAGCCGAACCGTCGCCCAGCAGGTAGAGCGGAGCAGCAATCACATAGGTCATGGTGTTGGTGTTCACGGTAACGGTGTAGATGCCGTCGTTTGCTGGTGTTGGGATTGCGGCGGGGTCAGGAGTGTTTTCATCCGGACGGTAAACAAGTGGTCCACCGGTGCTGGTTCCGGTAGCATCGGTTCCGTATTGAGGAGCCCATTGGCCGGGAGTGGTGATGAATTTGATATTTTTACCACCGGTGAGTGGCAGGGTGATGCTGTACACGCCGCCTGTTCCAACCATCGGAAGCGGGTTGGCATTGTTCCAGCCAGCCGATGTTCCATCGCCGAGGATGAAGAGCTCAGGAGCGGCACCAGCCGGATTTACAGTGAAGGTGTAAGCTTCGGTTACTGCATTGATCTGAAGCTTCATATCGTAAGTACCGGCAACGGTGGGCACAAAGTTGCCATCGTTGTTTGTGGTAAAGTTGCCAGCTGCAGCACCGGCCATGGTAACCTGCGGATAACCAATTACCTTACCGCTCCAGGTCTGACCTTCACGAATCTTGAAGCCACCACCGTCGGTAACTACTTCCACATTGTTCCAGGTCCAGGTGTAGTTGGTTTCGTTGGTAACAACAGGCTTGTGTAACAGGATGGTCTCATCCCAGTTGCCGGTGGCTACGAGGCTTGCTCCCACCAAACCAAGTTCGGTGTTGGTGTAGTCGAACAGATCGAGGTCTCCGGTACGGGTCAAAGTAGCGGTGTAGCCCTGACCGAGTTTCCAGACCATCTTGGCAGTGTATTTACCACCCTGCTCATTGTTGATGTTGGCACCACCGGGAACAAGGTTAGCAACAGCGCCACCAAAGTTGGTGTTTACGCGCACGCCTTTTTGTCCTCCACCGAGGTCAACTTCGTCGTCAATAACAACTTTCCAACCACCGCTGTAGCGGAATTTGAAGTCGGCACGGGTCATGGGGACATTCGTTACCTCAAAAGTCATTTCCTCAAGGTTGAAGCCTACGGCAGGGATCTGGGTGTCGTTGCTCCATCCACCGGGGGTGGCTGCACCAATCAGGCCCCAGTATTGCACCGGGATAATGGCGACTTTCTTGAGCGTAGTTTCGATGACCACATGATAGAGACCATCTGCGGGAACAGTGAATTTGTTGTTGTTCTCGGCATACGAGCCACGCCAGAAGTCAACTTTTGGTTCATCGCCAATACGGGCCGATTCCGGAACTACTGCAAAGTCAGCACCAGGTCCGTAAGTTTTGCGGGTAGCGCCGGCAACTTCCACAATCTGAAAACCATCCTGGCCAGCTTTCACAGCCACAAAGATTTCCATCAAAGTGGCACGTTCCTCCTGGTTGACTTCGTTGCGGGTTGACTTAAACAAGCCCTTGATGTCGAAATTGGTCAGGGCCGTACCGGCACCTTTGATGTAGAAGCCATCCTCTACCTGCGGTTCCGGATCAGGCTTTTCATCTTTTTTACATGAGGTAAACACCACTCCTGCAAGCAACATGATGCTCAGCAGTTGAAGCATTTTTGAAACACTGATTTTTTTCATAGCGTTTAATTTAGGATTAGTGATTAAGGTTAACTGTTTGTTTTACGGTGAATTTCAAGGTGCAATGGCTACAGGGGGTTCGGCCAGTTTCGGGTTGGCATCGATGGCCCACTGCGGGATGGGGAAGGTATTGCGGTCGGGCGATGATACACTTTTTTCCCACCAGGCCTGGTTAAACTTACCAAAGCGAATCAGGTCGCTGCGGCGATGGGCTTCCCAGAAAAATTCGCGTCCACGCTCAGCCAGGAAATCATCCAGGGTGGCATTGGTAAGCGGAGCCAGACCGGCACGCTGACGGATGGGGTTGATGTAAGCATCCCCGTTCTGACCCAGACGAACCAAGGCTTCACCCTTCATCATCAGCACATCGGCATAGCGGAACAACGGAAAGTCGTTGCTGAGGTTGTCCTTAGCCCCCATTTTGATTTCGAACTTTTTGACGCGGGCACCCGACATTCTGATCTGAACTGCTGTGAACGAGGCATCCATGTTCAAGGCTGGGATAAATGGATCGAATATGAGGTTGGCCCCACCTGCACCCTGGTCCTTAATAGGCTGTCCATCAGCAGTATATTGCTGGCCCACAAGGAAGTAACCTTGTTTGCGCTTGTCGTTGTCGGCATAGCTGTTGTAATGATCATGCATGGCAGCAAAACCGTTCCAGGGACCAGCTGTCATATTGAATGTCAGGTTGCTGTTGTAGTGCAGGGTGCGCATGTGCAGGTTGAAACCGGTGTATTTATCTTCATCGTAAGGAATCACGAAGATCAGTTCCGGCGAGTTGGAGTTGTTGGTCACGAAGGGTTTCAGCGGATCTTCCTCAAGGCTGTACTGGCCAAGGCTGATCACACTGTCGGTATATTGCACAACTTTTTGCCATTGGGGTGTGCCGGTGTAAACCTCTGCATTAAGGTACAGCCTTGCCAGCAGGGAGTATGCAAAACCTTTGGTTACACCGGTCTTGGTATTGCTTTGTGGAATGATGGGAGCTTCATTCTCAATGTCGGCAGTGATACGGGCAAAGATGTCCTGACGGAAGTTGCGGCTCGGGTTGAGCGGTGCATCAAGGTATTTGGTTATGTAAGGCACATCTTTGTAGTTGTCGATGAGCAGGTAGTAATAATAGGCCCGGAGTACCTTGGCTTTTGCAATGGCAACTTTGATGGGCTGGGCGTCGCCGAGGGCCTGCATCTCTTCGATGAATTTGTTGGCCTCGATTACACCATTATAATACCGGCTCCACATGCTGTTGATGGCTTCGGTATTGTTGTCCCAGGTGTGCTGATGCAGCACCCTCCATTTGCCTCCGTCGTCCCAGTCGCTGGCACGGGTCGGACATACGGTACCATCTCCGGTAACTTCGTTGGCGAAGAACCAGCCGCCCCAGTCGAGAAAATCGCGCATGGGGGCATAGATGGGACTCATTTTCAATACAGGGTCAGCCACATATTCGCTCGGTGGCACCCTGTCGTAGAGCACATCGTCCAGCTTGGTGCAGCCCAGCTGAACAGCGGCCAAAATCAATAAGACGAAAAATATCTTTTTCATGTTTCAGACTGGTTTAAAGGTTTACGTTAACTCCAAACGTGAAGGTTCTTGTTTTGGGGTAGATGTTGTACTGATCGAGACCAAAGGAGGTACCTGAGAAGGTAATCTCGGGATCAATACCTGAATAGTTGGTGAGTGTGAGCAGGTTGTTTGAAGCAAAATAAACGCGGATGTTTTTGAACTGACCCACATTTTTGAGGTTGTAACCCAGGGTAAGGTTATCCAGGCGGAGGAAGGAGCCATCTTCGAGGTAATAGCTGCTGAGTTTGGGGTTGTCGTTCAGACCTCTTGCTTTTTCGTCGAGGGCCGAACGCAACACATTGATATCCGGCAGCCAGATCGGGTTGCCGAAGATCAGCCTGGTGGTGTTGAAGATCTGATAACCATAGACGCCACGGAGCGAGAAGCTGAAATCAAAGTTTTTGGCAAACGTGAAATAGTTCGACCAGCCGATTTCGAAGTCGGGTTGTGCATCGCCCACCACACGGCGTTCGGCCAGTGCGAGATCGCGCGTTACGCCACCGGCTGCCGTGTAGAAGAGGAATTTGCCATCCTGCGATAAACCCGCATACTCGGGCATGTACCAGGTGCCGAGCGGTTTCCCGGGTTCAACAATCTGTGTCCAGTTCAGATCGCCAACCAGACCACGGCCCGATAGCCAACCTTCGCGAAGCTCCGACCAGTTAAATTCGTCGTTCGAAAGCGACTTAACCATCTGCTTGTATGTGGTGAATACCATCGTAGTCTTCCAGTCGAAATTTTTCTTGCGTACCGGATAATACTGCACAAAAGCTTCGAAGCCGGTCACCTGGAAATTACCTACGTTGGCCCAGATACGGTCAACCGGGTATGGGGGCACCGGCACAGAGTAGTTGCCAAGCAGGTCGTAGGTGTTTTTGCGGAAAAAGTCGAAAGTACCTGATACTTTGTCGTTATAAAGACCCCAGTCGAGACCAATGTTGAGTTCGGCATTTTCTTCCCATTTCAGGTTGGGGTTGGCGTTGTGGGCGTAGCGGAAAAGGATAGCCTCTTCACCGGTTTCGAAGTTAATGGTGTTGCCTGCTGCAATGTAATATGCGATTGCATTGTAGTTGCCAAATTCCTGGTTACCGGTGATGCCGTAACCTACACGCAGACGCAGGTTGTTCACAAAATCAAGATTGCTCATGAAATCCTCTGAAGTGATGTTCCACATGGCAGAAGCCGATGGAAACCAGCCCCATTTGTTATTTGCACCAAACTTTGACGAGCCGTCGCGACGCAGGGTTGCAGTGAAGAAATATTTAGAATCGAAATTATAGATGGCACGTCCGAAAAGCGAAATCAGCCTGTTGGTGCTCTTGTAGGAGCGGATGTCGCCCGGGTTGACGGTTTGCAACATCGACAGGTCATGCGAGCGGGTGTAATTGATAAAGGGTTTGTTGCCTTGTGCAGAGAAACCGGTGAAAGTTTCCTGTTGCCATGAGTGGCCACCTACCAGGTTGAGGTCGTGCTTGCCAAACTCCTTCTTATACCGCAGGGTGGTTTCAAGCACCTTCGATTCGAAGTTGTTGTATCCGCGGCGACCATAGCCTGTGGTTGTTCCGAGGCGCATGGTGGAAGGCTCGAAATAGAACGACTCATCGTCGTTACGCGTATAGCCAAGGTTGGCGCCCAGAAGCAGACCCTTGTACAAGTCAAGCTCAGCTTTCATGAAACCAAAGAAACGCTTGGCATCGCGCTCGTTTTGAATATTTTCGATTACTCCAAGCGGATTCCAGTAATTGAAGCTGCGCTGGGTGTCATAAAGTTTACCTGTGTTGTCGCGTACAGGGTCGGTGGGGTTGCGCTGGAAAGTCTGATAGAACACATCGTTCGGGCCATTGCCTTCGTAGCTGATGTAGTCGTTGCGTTCGAAGGTGCCCGAGAGGCCAGCCGAAACCGTCAGCTTGTCATTAAGCCCTTTCTGGTCAATATTGATGCGGCCGGTGGTACGTATTTTCTGTGTTCCTTTAACCACACCGGTAAAGTCCTGATGCGAGAGGGAGGTGCGGAAGGCGCTGTTTTTTGTACCTCCTGCAAAGCTCAGGTTGTAGTTCTGTGAGAGGCCTGTGCGGTAGATCTGGTCCTGCCAGTCCACGTCGGCCCCGCCATCCTGGAAATTGAGGTTGTTGTCTTTCACATACTGCCTGATTTCGTCGGCAGTGAGCAGGTCGAGCCTGCGAGCCACCTGGTCGGCCGAAACGTAGGTGTTGAAGTCGATGCTGGTGGATTCAGCGCCTTTTTGTCCGCGCTTGGTAGTGATGATGATGACCCCGTTGGCACCGCGCGAACCATAGATTGCGGCAGCAGAAGCATCCTTGAGAACGTTCCACGATTCGATATCCTCAGGTGCAATGGTTGTGGGATCCACACCCGGTATTCCGTCAACGACATAAAGTGGCGATGTGCCGGTGGCCAAAGCCGAAGCTCCCCTGATCTTGACGTCGAAACCGGCGTTAGGGTCGCCCCCACGTTTGGTAACGGTTACCCCGGCAATCTTGCCCTGGATACCTTGCACCGGGTCCTGAAGCACACCGGCATTCATTTCAGAAGCACTGATGCTGGCCACGGCTCCTGTGCGGTCGCTCTTCTTTTGCACACCATAACCAATAACCACAAATTCCTCAAGGCTGAGGGCATCGGGCGTAAGTTCGAAGTTGACCGTGATGGTCTGGTTTGCGGCGAGCCTCACCTGACGCGAGCTGACCACATAACCCACGAAGCTTGCTTCGACGGTTATGTCGCCGGCCGGCACATTGCTGAGAGTGAAAGCTCCGTCAAAATCCGTTGAAGCGCCAATCAGGGTACCTTTGACAATGACATTGGCGCCCGGCATTGTTTCGCCGGTCGACTTGTCTCTCACAGTACCCTTCACGCTTCCTGTTTGCCCGAATACTGCCGCCGAGATAAACATACCCAGCAGCATTGGCAGGAATCGTTTGGAGTTAATCATAAATTTACTTTTTGTGTTAGTGAATTGAAGTTTAAAAAAAATGACCCTTTAATTGTTTTGCTTTTAACAACTGATGGGTTGTAGATGAGCAATACAAAAATAATGAATCTTTAATGCATTTTTGATTTCGCCTTGATACGCATTTGTAAATTCAATGCAAACGATTGAGATTTTAAAGATTATGAATAAGCCGGCAGGAAAGAACGCAGAAATGTACTAACTTTATGGCCTGAAATAAAAAGGGTTCAGAGTCTATCACCTTTTAAATCAAACGTTTGCACCATGAAGCGCCAAATCACCATCAAAGATATTGCCCAAAAGCTCAGCCTTTCCACCTCCACAGTATCCAGGGCGCTTAAGGATCATCCGGACATCAGTCCGAAAACGCGCACTGCCGTCAAAGAGCTGGCGGCCCTGCTGGGCTACAGGCCAAACCGCATCGCCCTGAACCTGCGAAACAACTCCACGCGCACAATCGGCCTAATCATCCCTGAGATTGAACACTATTTTTTCTCGGCCATCATCAATGGCATCGAGGAGGTGGCCTACAAAAACGACTACAGCGTGATGGTGTTTCAGTCGAACGAGTCGTACAAACGGGAAGTACTCAATACACAGGCCGTGCTGACCAATAGGGTAGATGGTGTTCTGGTATCCTACAGCAAAGAAACCAGCGATTTCTCTCACTTCCAGAAGCTGGTGGACAACGAAATCCCGGTGGTGTTTTTCGACCGCGTGACCGATCAGGTGGAAGCCGACCAGGTGCTTGCCGATGATTACCAGGGTGCTTTTCTGGCTGTGAACCACCTTATTGAAAAGGGTTGCAGGAAGGTTGCACATTTTGCCGCTCCGCAGAACCTCCAGATTGGCAAACAGCGTCTGGCCGGCTACCACGATGCCTTGCTAAAACACAATATTCCTTTCGATCACAACCTGGTTTTGCTTGCCGACACCTACGAAACGGCGCGCAAAGCCGCCCATGATATCCTGCGCAAACCCAATGCTCCGGATGGTTTCTTTGCTGTGAACGATATGTCGGCCATTGCCATCATCAAAGCCGCAAAAGATCTGGGCAAACGTGTGCCTGAGGATGTGAAGGTGGTAGGCTTCGAAAACAGCAAATCGGCCATGTTCAGCGATCCGGAGCTCACCACAGTTGACCAGTTCGGTTTTGAGCTCGGACGCGAAGCCTGCCAGGTATTGCTGCGCAGGCTAAAAGACCAGGACAAAAATGAACCTTTCCGCCCTGTCAAAAAAGTCATCAAGACAAAACTTGTGGTGCGCAGTTCAACCTAACCGGCTGCATCAAGCTCAAGCGCAGGGTCCCAAAACAGCTCCCTGAAGCGCACCACCCTGTCGTCCACCACTTCCACACCTTCCTGCTCAAGCAGCTGCTGCATCAAACCGGGCCAGCCGAAATGATGTTTTCCGGTTAACATTCCATTGCGATTGACCACCCGGTGTGCAGGTATTCCCCGATTGCTCCGGTGGCTTTGATTCATGGCCCAGCCAACCATACGTGCAGCCGATTTTGCACCAAGATAAGCCGCTATGGCCCCGTACGATGTCACCCTGCCGTAAGGTACAAGCGCCACCACCGCATACACGGCCTCGAAAAAAGAATCGTCAGCTTTTTGCGACATCGCCCAGCGAAAACATGATATACTTGATGCTCAAACCCTGCGAAAGCCACATCTGTTCGTAAAATGTGCGTATGCGTTTCACATCCATATCTTCCGGAGTGGCATACAGGTCATCGGTGGCATAATGCAATTTGTGTCCGCCTTCCGAAATCACCTCAAGCGTGTATTCATACAATACTGGACTGTCGGTCTTGAGGTGTATCAACCCGCCCGGGGCAAGAAACTCAGCATATTGCCTGAGAAAACGCGGCGAAGTAAGGCGCTTCATCCTTCGGGAATTTCGTGGATGGGGGTCGGGAAAGGTGATCCAGATTTCCGAAACCTCGGCCTCACTGAAAAAATGATTGATCATCTCGATGCGGGAGCGCACAAATGCCACATTCTTCATTCCCCGTTCGAAAGAGGTTTTCAGCCCCCGCCACATCCGGGCTCCCTTGATGTCCATCCCGATGAAGTTTTTCTGTGGGTAATATTCGGCCAGACCCACAGTGTATTCGCCTTTGCCGCAGCCCAGCTCAAGCACAATCGGGTTTTGATTTCTGAAAAAACTTTCGTGCCACCTGCCCTTAAGCGGGAATTGCATTTGCTGCAACTCCTCGAAACTATGCTGAAACAGATGCGGAAAAGTGGCGTTTTCGGCAAAACGCTGAAGCTTGTTTTTGGAACTCACAGTGCAACAGATTGAATGAAATCAGATAACCAGGAGCCATGCCTGATTGTCAACAGTTTGCTTGATCTGGCTCAGGCGGTTCAAAGCTGCCTGGCGGTTGTTGTGCCTTTCGTAGGTTACCCGCCAGAGTCCCCCTCCGGTGCGGCCGGTGATGGAAGCTTCAAAACCACGTGCACGCAATTCGCTCACAAGTTTCTCTGCATTTACCTTTTCGCGGAAAGCACCGGCAACGATGAAAAAACCGCGC from Bacteroidota bacterium includes:
- the clpP gene encoding ATP-dependent Clp endopeptidase proteolytic subunit ClpP, whose protein sequence is MDSQEFRKFATGHLGISSLTLDRYSKLTSGYISPTIIEERQLNIATMDVFSRLMMDRIIFLGVPIDDYVANIIQAQLLFLESVDAKRDIQIYLNTPGGSVYAGLGIYDTMQYIRPDVATICTGMAASMGAVLLCAGAKGKRTALKHSRILIHQPMGGAQGQASDIEITAREIQKLKKELYEIISAHTGQPFKKIWKDSDRDYWMTSQEAKEYGMIDEVLVRNA
- a CDS encoding SusF/SusE family outer membrane protein: MKKISVSKMLQLLSIMLLAGVVFTSCKKDEKPDPEPQVEDGFYIKGAGTALTNFDIKGLFKSTRNEVNQEERATLMEIFVAVKAGQDGFQIVEVAGATRKTYGPGADFAVVPESARIGDEPKVDFWRGSYAENNNKFTVPADGLYHVVIETTLKKVAIIPVQYWGLIGAATPGGWSNDTQIPAVGFNLEEMTFEVTNVPMTRADFKFRYSGGWKVVIDDEVDLGGGQKGVRVNTNFGGAVANLVPGGANINNEQGGKYTAKMVWKLGQGYTATLTRTGDLDLFDYTNTELGLVGASLVATGNWDETILLHKPVVTNETNYTWTWNNVEVVTDGGGFKIREGQTWSGKVIGYPQVTMAGAAAGNFTTNNDGNFVPTVAGTYDMKLQINAVTEAYTFTVNPAGAAPELFILGDGTSAGWNNANPLPMVGTGGVYSITLPLTGGKNIKFITTPGQWAPQYGTDATGTSTGGPLVYRPDENTPDPAAIPTPANDGIYTVTVNTNTMTYVIAAPLYLLGDGSAAGWNNQEAIPMFAAANGVYFLKTNLDANKYIKFIRVLGQWAPQYGTDATGTSTGGPLVLRPDESAPDPAAIPTPATAGSYLITANTTDLNYTIAPAKK
- a CDS encoding RagB/SusD family nutrient uptake outer membrane protein; translation: MKKIFFVLLILAAVQLGCTKLDDVLYDRVPPSEYVADPVLKMSPIYAPMRDFLDWGGWFFANEVTGDGTVCPTRASDWDDGGKWRVLHQHTWDNNTEAINSMWSRYYNGVIEANKFIEEMQALGDAQPIKVAIAKAKVLRAYYYYLLIDNYKDVPYITKYLDAPLNPSRNFRQDIFARITADIENEAPIIPQSNTKTGVTKGFAYSLLARLYLNAEVYTGTPQWQKVVQYTDSVISLGQYSLEEDPLKPFVTNNSNSPELIFVIPYDEDKYTGFNLHMRTLHYNSNLTFNMTAGPWNGFAAMHDHYNSYADNDKRKQGYFLVGQQYTADGQPIKDQGAGGANLIFDPFIPALNMDASFTAVQIRMSGARVKKFEIKMGAKDNLSNDFPLFRYADVLMMKGEALVRLGQNGDAYINPIRQRAGLAPLTNATLDDFLAERGREFFWEAHRRSDLIRFGKFNQAWWEKSVSSPDRNTFPIPQWAIDANPKLAEPPVAIAP
- a CDS encoding SusC/RagA family TonB-linked outer membrane protein encodes the protein MINSKRFLPMLLGMFISAAVFGQTGSVKGTVRDKSTGETMPGANVIVKGTLIGASTDFDGAFTLSNVPAGDITVEASFVGYVVSSRQVRLAANQTITVNFELTPDALSLEEFVVIGYGVQKKSDRTGAVASISASEMNAGVLQDPVQGIQGKIAGVTVTKRGGDPNAGFDVKIRGASALATGTSPLYVVDGIPGVDPTTIAPEDIESWNVLKDASAAAIYGSRGANGVIIITTKRGQKGAESTSIDFNTYVSADQVARRLDLLTADEIRQYVKDNNLNFQDGGADVDWQDQIYRTGLSQNYNLSFAGGTKNSAFRTSLSHQDFTGVVKGTQKIRTTGRINIDQKGLNDKLTVSAGLSGTFERNDYISYEGNGPNDVFYQTFQRNPTDPVRDNTGKLYDTQRSFNYWNPLGVIENIQNERDAKRFFGFMKAELDLYKGLLLGANLGYTRNDDESFYFEPSTMRLGTTTGYGRRGYNNFESKVLETTLRYKKEFGKHDLNLVGGHSWQQETFTGFSAQGNKPFINYTRSHDLSMLQTVNPGDIRSYKSTNRLISLFGRAIYNFDSKYFFTATLRRDGSSKFGANNKWGWFPSASAMWNITSEDFMSNLDFVNNLRLRVGYGITGNQEFGNYNAIAYYIAAGNTINFETGEEAILFRYAHNANPNLKWEENAELNIGLDWGLYNDKVSGTFDFFRKNTYDLLGNYSVPVPPYPVDRIWANVGNFQVTGFEAFVQYYPVRKKNFDWKTTMVFTTYKQMVKSLSNDEFNWSELREGWLSGRGLVGDLNWTQIVEPGKPLGTWYMPEYAGLSQDGKFLFYTAAGGVTRDLALAERRVVGDAQPDFEIGWSNYFTFAKNFDFSFSLRGVYGYQIFNTTRLIFGNPIWLPDINVLRSALDEKARGLNDNPKLSSYYLEDGSFLRLDNLTLGYNLKNVGQFKNIRVYFASNNLLTLTNYSGIDPEITFSGTSFGLDQYNIYPKTRTFTFGVNVNL
- a CDS encoding LacI family DNA-binding transcriptional regulator, with the protein product MKRQITIKDIAQKLSLSTSTVSRALKDHPDISPKTRTAVKELAALLGYRPNRIALNLRNNSTRTIGLIIPEIEHYFFSAIINGIEEVAYKNDYSVMVFQSNESYKREVLNTQAVLTNRVDGVLVSYSKETSDFSHFQKLVDNEIPVVFFDRVTDQVEADQVLADDYQGAFLAVNHLIEKGCRKVAHFAAPQNLQIGKQRLAGYHDALLKHNIPFDHNLVLLADTYETARKAAHDILRKPNAPDGFFAVNDMSAIAIIKAAKDLGKRVPEDVKVVGFENSKSAMFSDPELTTVDQFGFELGREACQVLLRRLKDQDKNEPFRPVKKVIKTKLVVRSST
- a CDS encoding MGMT family protein translates to MSQKADDSFFEAVYAVVALVPYGRVTSYGAIAAYLGAKSAARMVGWAMNQSHRSNRGIPAHRVVNRNGMLTGKHHFGWPGLMQQLLEQEGVEVVDDRVVRFRELFWDPALELDAAG
- the trmB gene encoding tRNA (guanosine(46)-N7)-methyltransferase TrmB, with the protein product MSSKNKLQRFAENATFPHLFQHSFEELQQMQFPLKGRWHESFFRNQNPIVLELGCGKGEYTVGLAEYYPQKNFIGMDIKGARMWRGLKTSFERGMKNVAFVRSRIEMINHFFSEAEVSEIWITFPDPHPRNSRRMKRLTSPRFLRQYAEFLAPGGLIHLKTDSPVLYEYTLEVISEGGHKLHYATDDLYATPEDMDVKRIRTFYEQMWLSQGLSIKYIMFSLGDVAKS